A single region of the Pseudomonas sp. VD-NE ins genome encodes:
- the hisI gene encoding phosphoribosyl-AMP cyclohydrolase yields MKNWLDEIKWDADGLVPAIAQDHKTGRVLMMAWMNREALELTAAENRAIYWSRSRGKLWRKGEESGHVQTLHEMRLDCDADVIILMVEQIGDIACHTGRKSCFYRVFENDDWKTVDPVLKDPHAIYSAGHKHE; encoded by the coding sequence ATGAAAAACTGGCTGGACGAGATCAAATGGGACGCTGATGGCCTGGTGCCGGCGATTGCCCAGGATCACAAGACCGGACGCGTGCTGATGATGGCCTGGATGAACCGCGAAGCGCTCGAACTGACCGCTGCGGAAAACCGTGCAATCTACTGGTCACGTTCCCGTGGCAAGCTGTGGCGCAAAGGCGAAGAGTCCGGCCATGTGCAGACGCTGCATGAGATGCGTCTGGACTGTGACGCCGACGTGATCATCCTGATGGTTGAACAGATCGGCGACATCGCTTGCCATACCGGCCGTAAAAGCTGCTTTTACCGTGTCTTCGAGAACGACGACTGGAAGACCGTCGACCCGGTTCTGAAAGACCCGCACGCTATCTATTCCGCAGGACACAAACATGAGTGA
- a CDS encoding phasin family protein encodes MAKVILKKKIDASTSALSDVKSYARKIWLAGLGAYAKVGQEGSDYFQELIKAGQTVEKKGKKAVTEKLEAANAEIDEAKSEVSSFKGRVEVQLDKVEKAFDSRVASALNRIGIPSKHDVETLSAKLDELTALLERVARKS; translated from the coding sequence ATGGCCAAAGTTATTTTGAAGAAAAAAATCGACGCTTCGACTTCTGCTCTGAGCGACGTCAAATCCTATGCCCGCAAGATCTGGCTGGCAGGCCTGGGTGCCTACGCCAAGGTCGGCCAAGAGGGCAGCGACTACTTTCAAGAGTTGATCAAGGCTGGTCAAACTGTTGAAAAGAAAGGCAAAAAAGCCGTCACCGAAAAACTCGAAGCGGCCAACGCCGAGATCGATGAAGCCAAGAGCGAAGTGAGTTCTTTCAAAGGTCGTGTCGAAGTGCAACTCGACAAGGTCGAGAAGGCGTTCGACTCCCGTGTCGCAAGCGCCTTGAATCGTATCGGCATTCCGTCTAAACATGACGTTGAGACACTCTCTGCTAAGCTCGATGAGCTGACGGCATTGCTCGAACGCGTCGCGCGTAAATCTTAA
- the tatB gene encoding Sec-independent protein translocase protein TatB → MFGISFSELLLVGLVALLVLGPERLPGAARTAGLWVGRLKRSFNAIKQEVEREIGADEIRRQLHNEHILSLEQEARKIFSPVQQESTPVEHVGQQTIHAPTAPVTPAPAPAAVVAPTESVPETAEPSVEHVAPTAAPITPAPHDPTLPPRAP, encoded by the coding sequence ATGTTTGGTATCAGCTTCTCTGAACTGCTGCTCGTCGGCCTCGTTGCCCTGCTGGTGCTGGGTCCCGAGCGCTTGCCGGGCGCTGCGCGCACCGCCGGCCTGTGGGTCGGGCGGCTGAAGCGCAGCTTCAACGCGATCAAACAGGAAGTTGAACGTGAAATCGGTGCCGACGAGATCCGTCGGCAACTGCACAACGAGCATATTCTGTCGCTGGAGCAGGAAGCGCGGAAGATTTTCAGCCCTGTTCAGCAAGAGTCGACGCCGGTTGAGCATGTGGGTCAGCAGACGATTCATGCGCCGACCGCGCCTGTTACGCCAGCACCGGCACCCGCTGCCGTTGTAGCGCCGACTGAATCTGTGCCTGAAACTGCAGAGCCTTCGGTTGAACACGTAGCCCCAACCGCCGCGCCGATTACACCCGCGCCTCACGACCCTACTCTGCCGCCGCGAGCCCCATGA
- a CDS encoding phasin family protein, whose product MAGKKNTDKEGSSWIGKVEDYSRKIWLAGLGVYSKIDTDGSKLFDTLVKDGEKAEKLTKSAVGKKVDAAKDSASSAKSRISGVKDRALGKWDELEGAFDKRLNSAISRLGVPSRNEVKALHSKVETLTKQIEKLTGLKTQPVAAKTAAAKPAAKTAAAKPATKSAAKPLAKAAAKPAAKAAAKPAAKTAAAKPAAKAAAKPVAAKAAAKPAAKPAAKTAAKPAAKPAAKTAAAKPAAKPAAKPAAAKKPAVKKPAAPKAAAPKPAAPAAAKPATPAAPVSASNSAAAPTPVATPTVASTPSTPTSQS is encoded by the coding sequence ATGGCTGGTAAAAAGAACACCGATAAAGAAGGCAGCTCGTGGATCGGGAAAGTCGAAGACTACTCCCGCAAAATCTGGCTGGCTGGTTTAGGCGTGTACTCGAAGATCGACACTGACGGCAGCAAGCTCTTCGATACATTGGTCAAAGACGGCGAGAAAGCCGAGAAGCTCACCAAGTCCGCAGTCGGCAAAAAAGTCGATGCTGCCAAGGATTCCGCTTCTTCGGCCAAGTCGCGCATCAGCGGCGTGAAAGATCGCGCACTGGGCAAGTGGGACGAGCTGGAAGGGGCTTTCGACAAGCGCCTGAACAGCGCAATCTCGCGCCTGGGTGTACCGAGCCGCAATGAGGTCAAAGCACTGCATAGCAAGGTGGAAACCTTGACCAAGCAGATCGAAAAACTCACCGGTCTGAAAACCCAACCGGTGGCTGCGAAAACCGCTGCGGCAAAACCGGCAGCGAAAACGGCTGCGGCCAAACCAGCGACCAAGTCTGCTGCCAAGCCGCTGGCCAAAGCAGCAGCTAAACCTGCTGCAAAAGCCGCGGCTAAACCGGCTGCGAAAACCGCTGCCGCCAAGCCAGCAGCCAAAGCCGCAGCCAAACCGGTTGCCGCTAAAGCCGCTGCGAAACCGGCAGCAAAACCTGCGGCCAAAACGGCAGCGAAACCAGCCGCCAAGCCAGCCGCGAAAACCGCTGCCGCCAAACCGGCTGCCAAGCCTGCAGCCAAACCGGCTGCGGCGAAAAAACCGGCAGTGAAAAAACCGGCCGCGCCGAAAGCCGCTGCGCCGAAACCGGCTGCACCTGCTGCAGCCAAACCGGCTACCCCGGCAGCTCCGGTAAGTGCGTCGAACTCCGCCGCAGCACCGACTCCGGTGGCTACCCCGACTGTTGCATCGACGCCGTCGACGCCAACCAGTCAGTCCTGA
- the ubiB gene encoding ubiquinone biosynthesis regulatory protein kinase UbiB, with protein MKLLAVRRLLRIQSVVIRYRLDDLLFDLPLPWFLLALRYVLPWRWFPRKPLDLSRGARLRLALQDLGPIFIKFGQILSTRRDLLPEDIADELMLLQDRVPPFDSQLSIKLIEEQLGKKISDVFSRFDVEPLASASVAQVHAAQLKTGEEVVVKVIRPGLKPIIAQDLAWLFILARAAEKLSADARLLHPVDVVQDYEKTIYDELDLLREAANASQLKRNFEGSPLLYVPQVYWDWCRPKVLVMERIYGIQVTDLATLADQRTDMKMLAERGVEIFFTQVFRDSFFHADMHPGNIFVSTVNPWSPQYIAIDCGIVGSLTPEDQDYLARNLFAFFKRDYRRVAQLHIDSGWVPAETKLNEFEAAIRTVCEPIFEKPLKDISFGQVLMRLFQTARRFNMEVQPQLVLLQKTLLNIEGLGRQLYPDLDLWNTAQPFLERWMRERVSPKALLGNVQSQFEQLPHLANMARDLLERMSQPHAYDPPPPWHKRKDDWFLRLLGCAHLAGGVILAIGGPLHELGHWPAGIMVAVGLYLVVRR; from the coding sequence ATGAAGCTGCTCGCCGTCCGCCGTCTGCTGCGCATCCAGTCTGTCGTGATCCGCTACCGCCTCGATGACCTGCTGTTCGATCTGCCGCTGCCCTGGTTTCTCCTGGCGCTGCGCTATGTGCTGCCGTGGCGCTGGTTCCCGCGCAAGCCGCTGGACCTGAGCCGCGGTGCGCGTTTGCGTCTGGCGCTGCAGGATCTCGGGCCGATCTTCATCAAGTTCGGGCAGATTCTCTCGACCCGCCGCGACCTGCTGCCGGAAGACATCGCCGATGAGCTGATGCTGTTGCAGGACCGCGTGCCGCCGTTCGATTCGCAGCTGTCGATCAAGTTGATCGAAGAACAGCTCGGCAAAAAGATCAGCGACGTGTTCAGCCGCTTTGACGTCGAACCGCTGGCTTCGGCCTCGGTGGCGCAGGTGCATGCCGCGCAACTGAAAACCGGCGAAGAAGTGGTGGTCAAGGTAATTCGTCCGGGCCTGAAGCCGATCATCGCCCAGGATCTGGCGTGGCTGTTCATCCTCGCCCGCGCCGCTGAAAAACTCTCGGCCGACGCGCGCCTGCTGCACCCGGTCGACGTGGTCCAGGACTACGAAAAAACCATCTACGACGAACTCGATCTGCTGCGCGAGGCGGCCAACGCCAGCCAATTGAAGCGCAACTTCGAAGGTTCGCCGCTGCTGTATGTACCGCAAGTCTATTGGGACTGGTGCCGGCCGAAAGTGCTGGTGATGGAGCGCATCTACGGCATTCAGGTCACCGATCTGGCGACCCTCGCCGACCAGCGCACCGACATGAAAATGCTTGCCGAACGCGGTGTGGAGATTTTCTTCACCCAAGTGTTCCGCGACAGTTTCTTCCACGCCGACATGCACCCGGGCAACATCTTCGTCAGCACCGTCAATCCGTGGAGCCCGCAGTACATCGCGATCGACTGCGGCATCGTCGGCAGCCTGACCCCGGAAGACCAGGACTATCTGGCGCGCAATCTGTTCGCCTTCTTCAAGCGTGACTACCGGCGTGTGGCGCAGTTGCACATCGACTCGGGCTGGGTGCCGGCGGAAACCAAGCTCAACGAATTCGAAGCGGCGATCCGTACCGTGTGCGAACCGATCTTCGAAAAACCGTTAAAAGATATTTCATTTGGCCAGGTGCTGATGCGTCTGTTCCAGACTGCGCGGCGCTTCAACATGGAAGTGCAGCCGCAACTTGTGCTGCTGCAAAAGACCCTGCTGAACATCGAAGGCCTCGGCCGTCAGCTGTACCCGGATCTGGATCTGTGGAACACCGCGCAGCCGTTCCTGGAGCGCTGGATGCGCGAGCGCGTCAGCCCGAAAGCCTTGCTCGGCAACGTGCAGAGCCAGTTCGAACAACTGCCGCACCTGGCCAACATGGCTCGCGATCTGCTCGAACGCATGTCCCAGCCGCACGCCTACGACCCGCCACCACCGTGGCACAAACGCAAGGATGACTGGTTCCTGCGCCTGCTCGGTTGCGCGCATCTGGCCGGCGGGGTGATCCTCGCCATCGGTGGCCCATTGCACGAATTGGGGCATTGGCCGGCCGGAATCATGGTGGCCGTGGGCTTGTATCTGGTCGTTCGCCGATAG
- the ubiE gene encoding bifunctional demethylmenaquinone methyltransferase/2-methoxy-6-polyprenyl-1,4-benzoquinol methylase UbiE, which yields MTDQRKGSDAEPTTHFGFKNVPESQKAEKVAEVFHSVAAKYDLMNDLLSGGMHRLWKRFAIELSGVRSGNRVLDIAGGTGDLTKKFSHLVGPTGQVVLADINESMLKVGRDRLLDLGVAGNVEFVQADAEKLPFPDNHFDCVTIAFGLRNVTHKEDALRSMLRVLKPGGRLLVLEFSKPTNALMSKAYDAYSFAFMPLMGKLITNDSESYRYLAESIRMHPNQETLKSMMVDAGFDRVTYHNMTAGIVALHRGIKP from the coding sequence ATGACTGATCAGCGCAAAGGCAGCGATGCCGAACCCACCACTCACTTCGGCTTCAAAAACGTTCCGGAAAGCCAGAAAGCGGAAAAAGTCGCTGAAGTTTTCCACTCGGTAGCCGCCAAGTACGACCTGATGAACGACCTTCTGTCGGGCGGCATGCACCGTCTGTGGAAGCGTTTTGCGATCGAACTGTCGGGCGTGCGCAGCGGTAACCGCGTACTCGACATCGCCGGCGGCACCGGTGACCTGACCAAAAAATTCTCGCATCTGGTCGGTCCTACCGGTCAGGTTGTGCTGGCCGACATCAACGAATCGATGCTCAAGGTTGGCCGTGACCGCCTGCTCGATCTGGGTGTCGCCGGCAACGTCGAATTCGTGCAGGCGGACGCCGAAAAACTGCCGTTCCCGGACAACCATTTCGACTGCGTGACCATCGCTTTCGGCCTGCGCAACGTGACGCATAAAGAAGACGCCCTGCGTTCGATGCTGCGCGTGCTCAAGCCTGGCGGTCGTCTGCTGGTGCTGGAATTCTCCAAGCCGACCAACGCGCTGATGTCGAAAGCCTACGACGCTTACTCGTTCGCCTTCATGCCGCTGATGGGCAAGCTGATCACCAACGACTCGGAAAGCTATCGCTACCTGGCCGAATCGATCCGCATGCACCCGAATCAGGAAACCCTGAAGTCGATGATGGTTGATGCCGGTTTCGACCGCGTGACCTATCACAACATGACCGCAGGCATCGTCGCCCTGCACCGTGGCATCAAGCCCTGA
- a CDS encoding polyhydroxyalkanoic acid system family protein — translation MAKITVERAHNLGKEAAREKADKLAQKLSDQYGLEPQWSGDTLNLKRSGVKGAVHVTDDSIKVDVELGIMMSAMSGMIKAEIEKALDKALV, via the coding sequence ATGGCCAAAATCACTGTTGAGCGTGCCCACAACCTGGGTAAGGAAGCCGCCCGCGAGAAGGCCGACAAGCTGGCGCAGAAACTCTCCGATCAATACGGCCTGGAGCCGCAATGGTCGGGCGACACCCTGAACCTCAAACGCTCGGGCGTGAAAGGCGCGGTGCATGTGACGGACGATTCGATCAAGGTCGACGTGGAACTGGGCATCATGATGTCGGCCATGAGCGGCATGATCAAAGCCGAAATCGAAAAAGCCCTCGACAAAGCCCTGGTTTGA
- a CDS encoding twin-arginine translocase TatA/TatE family subunit: MGIFDWKHWIVILVVVVLVFGTKKLKNLGTDVGESIKGFRKAMNDDEKPAADPTVTPAQPVPPVQPQATAQANPPHTIDVQAQKVEEPIRKDV; encoded by the coding sequence ATGGGCATTTTTGACTGGAAACACTGGATCGTCATTCTGGTTGTCGTGGTGCTGGTGTTCGGCACCAAGAAACTGAAAAACCTCGGCACCGACGTTGGCGAATCGATCAAGGGCTTCCGTAAAGCCATGAACGACGACGAGAAGCCTGCCGCTGATCCAACCGTGACGCCTGCGCAGCCGGTGCCACCGGTGCAGCCGCAAGCCACCGCTCAGGCCAACCCGCCGCACACCATCGACGTGCAGGCGCAGAAAGTCGAAGAGCCGATCCGCAAAGACGTGTGA
- a CDS encoding SCP2 domain-containing protein produces the protein MLLTGLLASVELGLNRVLRLDSTALPRLAHMTGKVIAVDCRSPALQLFILPSDEGLMLASHWETGVDCTLRAPASSLIKLAVSKDKTAVLHAPEVELDGDSGVLLELAGVLQDLELDWEYELSRWLGPVATQLVGGHLRSRSRWYQQGFASLNQNLAEYLAEESRTLVGQREAEARFSELDRIKLDLERLEARFERLSRSLDPSDNA, from the coding sequence ATGTTGCTCACCGGGCTGCTCGCCAGCGTTGAACTCGGCCTCAACCGGGTGTTGCGTCTCGACAGCACGGCGCTGCCGCGGCTGGCGCACATGACCGGCAAGGTGATTGCCGTCGACTGCCGCAGCCCGGCGCTGCAACTGTTCATCCTGCCGAGCGACGAAGGTTTGATGCTGGCCTCGCACTGGGAAACCGGCGTCGACTGCACCCTGCGTGCGCCGGCCTCGAGCCTGATCAAACTGGCCGTGAGCAAAGACAAGACCGCGGTGCTGCACGCCCCGGAAGTCGAGCTCGATGGCGACAGTGGCGTGCTGCTGGAGCTGGCCGGTGTGCTGCAAGACCTGGAGCTGGACTGGGAGTACGAACTCTCGCGCTGGCTCGGCCCGGTCGCCACGCAACTGGTCGGTGGCCATCTGCGCAGCCGCTCGCGCTGGTATCAACAAGGATTTGCCAGCCTTAACCAGAATCTCGCCGAATACCTCGCCGAAGAATCGCGCACCCTCGTCGGGCAACGCGAAGCCGAAGCGCGGTTCAGCGAACTGGACCGGATCAAACTTGATCTGGAACGCCTCGAGGCGCGTTTCGAGCGCCTTTCCCGATCCCTCGACCCAAGCGATAACGCATGA
- a CDS encoding phosphoribosyl-ATP diphosphatase, with translation MSDTLTRLAQVLEERKGAAADSSYVASLYHKGLNKILEKVGEESVETIIAAKDAAISGDCSDVIYETADLWFHSMVMLAQLGQHPQAVLDELDRRFGLSGHVEKASRPSA, from the coding sequence ATGAGTGACACCCTGACCCGCCTCGCTCAGGTACTTGAAGAGCGCAAAGGCGCAGCCGCCGACAGCTCCTATGTGGCCAGTCTGTACCACAAGGGTTTGAACAAGATTCTGGAGAAAGTCGGCGAAGAGTCGGTCGAAACCATTATTGCCGCCAAGGACGCCGCGATCAGCGGCGACTGCAGCGACGTGATCTACGAGACCGCCGATCTGTGGTTCCACAGCATGGTCATGCTCGCCCAACTGGGGCAGCATCCGCAGGCCGTGCTGGATGAACTGGATCGTCGCTTCGGCCTGTCCGGACACGTCGAGAAAGCCTCGCGTCCGTCCGCCTGA
- a CDS encoding TetR/AcrR family transcriptional regulator → MKTRDRILECALQLFNEKGEPNVSTMEVANEMGISPGNLYYHFHGKEPLILGLFERFQNELAPLLDPPADVELAPEDYWLFLHLIVERLAQYRFLFQDLSNLAGRLPKLAKGIRHLLNALKRTLASLLARLKAGGQLVSDTQALGQLVEQITMTLLFSLDYQRILDREGEVRLVVYQIMMLVAPHLLPPVKVATERMALQYLEDHE, encoded by the coding sequence ATGAAAACCCGCGACCGGATTCTCGAATGTGCTTTGCAACTGTTCAACGAAAAGGGCGAGCCGAACGTCTCCACCATGGAGGTGGCCAACGAAATGGGCATCAGCCCGGGCAACCTTTACTACCACTTCCACGGCAAGGAACCGCTGATTCTCGGGTTGTTCGAACGTTTCCAGAATGAACTGGCGCCACTGCTCGATCCGCCGGCGGATGTGGAACTGGCGCCGGAAGATTACTGGCTGTTTTTGCATTTGATCGTCGAGCGGCTGGCGCAGTACCGCTTTCTGTTTCAGGACCTGTCGAACCTCGCCGGGCGGTTGCCGAAGCTGGCCAAGGGCATTCGTCATCTGCTCAATGCGTTGAAGCGTACGCTGGCATCGCTGTTGGCACGGTTGAAGGCTGGGGGTCAGTTGGTCAGTGATACGCAGGCGTTGGGGCAACTGGTGGAGCAGATCACCATGACGCTGCTGTTTTCGCTGGATTATCAGCGGATTCTTGATCGTGAGGGGGAAGTGAGGCTGGTGGTTTATCAGATCATGATGCTGGTGGCGCCGCATTTGCTGCCGCCGGTTAAGGTCGCCACCGAACGCATGGCCCTGCAATACCTCGAAGATCACGAGTGA
- a CDS encoding methyl-accepting chemotaxis protein, whose product MQSMTQGLRELVGGISDGVTQIASAAEELSAVTEQTSAGVNNQKIETDQVATAMNEMAATVQEVARNAEEASEAAVAADQQAREGDKVVGEAIAQIERLALEVGHSTEAMGELKRESDKIGSVLDVIKSVAQQTNLLALNAAIEAARAGEAGRGFAVVADEVRSLAQRTQKSTEEIEELIVGLQNGTQQVATIMDNSRTLTDSSVELTRRAGGSLESITRTVSAIQAMNQQIAAAAEQQSAVAEEINRSVLNVRDVSDQTSAASEETAASSVELARLGTHLQMLVGRFKV is encoded by the coding sequence ATGCAGAGCATGACCCAAGGCCTGCGTGAACTGGTCGGCGGGATCAGCGACGGCGTCACCCAGATCGCCAGCGCCGCCGAAGAACTCTCCGCCGTGACCGAGCAGACCAGCGCCGGGGTCAACAATCAGAAAATCGAGACCGATCAGGTCGCCACCGCCATGAACGAAATGGCCGCCACCGTGCAGGAAGTCGCGCGCAACGCCGAGGAAGCGTCTGAAGCTGCCGTGGCTGCCGACCAACAAGCCCGCGAAGGCGACAAAGTCGTCGGCGAAGCCATCGCGCAGATCGAGCGTCTGGCGCTTGAAGTCGGCCACTCCACCGAGGCCATGGGCGAACTGAAGCGCGAAAGCGACAAGATCGGCAGCGTCCTCGACGTGATCAAATCCGTGGCCCAGCAAACCAACCTGCTGGCCCTCAACGCGGCCATCGAGGCTGCGCGTGCCGGTGAAGCCGGACGCGGCTTCGCCGTGGTGGCCGATGAAGTACGCAGCCTCGCGCAGCGCACGCAGAAGTCCACCGAAGAGATCGAAGAGCTGATCGTCGGCCTGCAGAACGGCACCCAGCAAGTGGCGACGATCATGGACAACAGCCGCACCCTCACCGACAGCAGCGTTGAGCTGACCCGTCGCGCGGGCGGTTCGCTGGAAAGCATCACCCGCACCGTGTCGGCGATCCAGGCGATGAACCAGCAAATTGCGGCAGCGGCCGAGCAACAGAGCGCGGTGGCTGAAGAGATCAACCGTAGCGTGCTGAATGTGCGGGATGTGTCGGATCAGACATCGGCGGCGAGTGAAGAGACCGCGGCGTCCAGCGTTGAGCTGGCGCGGTTGGGGACGCACTTGCAGATGCTGGTGGGGCGATTCAAGGTTTGA
- the tatC gene encoding twin-arginine translocase subunit TatC, with protein sequence MSDLPENDQHMPLVSHLTELRTRLLRCVAAIFIIFAGLFAFTQQIYTFVSTPLRQYLPVGATMIATDVSSPFLTPLKLTMMVSLFLAIPVILHQIWGFIAPGLYKHEKRIAVPLLVSSILLFYTGMAFAYYFVFPLIFKFFAAATPAGVEMMTDIASYLDFVMTLFFAFGVAFEIPVAVVLLVWIGVVDVKYLKKIRPYVIIGCFVVGMILTPPDIFSQTLLAVPMWMLFEIGILFGGLISKRERPDENPADDHNDQPPATQA encoded by the coding sequence ATGAGCGATCTCCCCGAAAACGACCAGCACATGCCGCTGGTTTCGCACCTCACCGAGTTGCGCACCCGCCTGCTACGTTGTGTGGCGGCGATCTTCATCATCTTCGCCGGGCTGTTCGCCTTCACCCAGCAGATCTACACCTTCGTCTCGACGCCGCTGCGCCAATACCTGCCGGTCGGCGCGACGATGATCGCCACCGACGTGTCGTCGCCGTTCCTGACGCCGCTGAAGCTGACGATGATGGTCTCGCTGTTCCTCGCGATCCCGGTGATCCTGCATCAGATCTGGGGCTTCATCGCGCCGGGCCTGTACAAGCATGAGAAGCGCATCGCGGTGCCATTGCTGGTGTCGAGCATCCTGCTGTTCTACACCGGCATGGCGTTCGCCTATTACTTCGTGTTCCCGCTGATCTTCAAATTCTTCGCTGCGGCCACCCCGGCCGGCGTGGAAATGATGACCGACATCGCCAGTTACCTCGATTTCGTCATGACGCTGTTCTTCGCCTTCGGCGTGGCGTTCGAGATTCCGGTGGCCGTGGTGCTGCTGGTGTGGATCGGCGTGGTCGACGTCAAATACCTGAAGAAAATCCGCCCGTACGTGATCATCGGCTGCTTCGTGGTCGGCATGATCCTGACGCCACCGGACATCTTCTCGCAGACCCTGCTGGCCGTGCCGATGTGGATGCTGTTCGAAATCGGCATCCTGTTCGGTGGCCTGATCAGCAAGCGCGAGCGCCCGGACGAGAACCCGGCCGACGACCACAACGACCAGCCGCCAGCGACCCAGGCATGA
- a CDS encoding 16S rRNA (uracil(1498)-N(3))-methyltransferase: MNLLLLEEADFIAADRVVLRDRRLTHMQEVHRSEVGDSLRVGRINGLMGSAELLRLETGEAELRVTLDQPPPAKLPLTLVLALPRPKMLRRVFQTVATMGVSKVILVNSYRVEKSFWQTPFLEPEAIRENLILGLEQARDTVLPEIIIEKRFKPFVEDRLPAITDGTLGLVGHPGNYPPCPRALSEPVTLAIGPEGGWIPYEIDLLAKSGLQPVQLGERILRVETAVTALLARLF; the protein is encoded by the coding sequence ATGAACCTGCTGTTGCTCGAAGAGGCCGACTTCATTGCGGCCGACCGTGTAGTGCTGCGTGATCGGCGCTTGACGCACATGCAGGAAGTTCACCGTTCGGAAGTCGGTGACAGCCTGCGCGTCGGGCGCATCAACGGGCTGATGGGTTCGGCTGAGTTGCTGCGACTGGAAACAGGCGAAGCTGAGCTGCGCGTCACTCTCGATCAGCCGCCCCCAGCCAAGCTGCCGTTGACTCTCGTGCTGGCGCTGCCGCGGCCGAAAATGCTCCGCCGAGTGTTTCAGACCGTGGCGACCATGGGCGTGTCCAAGGTGATTCTGGTCAACAGCTATCGGGTCGAAAAAAGCTTCTGGCAGACACCGTTTCTTGAGCCTGAGGCGATTCGCGAAAACTTGATCCTCGGCCTCGAACAAGCCCGCGATACCGTGCTGCCGGAGATCATCATCGAGAAGCGCTTCAAGCCGTTTGTTGAGGATCGGCTGCCGGCGATTACCGACGGCACCCTCGGTTTGGTCGGCCATCCAGGTAACTATCCACCGTGCCCACGCGCGCTCAGCGAACCCGTGACGCTGGCCATCGGCCCTGAAGGCGGCTGGATTCCCTACGAAATCGATCTGCTGGCCAAGTCCGGCCTGCAACCGGTGCAACTGGGCGAACGCATCCTGCGCGTCGAAACCGCCGTCACCGCCCTGCTCGCCCGCCTCTTCTAA